The following nucleotide sequence is from uncultured Draconibacterium sp..
AATTTATAATGTTATGTTTTTTTCTAATAACTGGCAGCCACTTCAACCAATTCGCCTTCCAGCGAGAAATCGGATGCGGAAGTAATCTTAACATCGGCAAATTGCCCGATCATCGATTTATCGTTACAGGCAAAACGAATGGTTAATTTACCCTCGGTATACGATGTAAGGAAACCTTCCTTACGGTCTTCGCCACGAACAAGCACACGTAAGGTTTGCCCAATCAAACCTTCATTATACGGAAGGTTGTGTTTACGTAAATCTTCGGTAAGTTGATGCAGACGTCGTTTTTTCTCTTCGAGCGGAACATCATCCACCCAGCGGTGACTTGTTGCTCCCGGTCGAGGTGAATAAATTGCTGTGTACGACATATTGAATTTAAACTCATCGAAAGCTTTTCGCGTATTTTCAAACTGCTCCTCTGTTTCGCCTGTAAATCCAACAATCACATCGGTAAACAATGTTGCCTGCGGAATAATTCGACGGATAGTCTCCACAATATGACGGTATTTTTCCATGTTGTGCTTGCGGTTCATACGCATCAACACTTTATCATCGCCACTTTGCATTGGCAGGTGGATTTGTTTTCCCAAAACGGGATATTCGGCAATTACCTCAATCACTTCGTCGGTCATATCGCGCGGGTGTGGTGAAGTAAAGTACAGCCAGAATTCTTTCTTCATGCGTTTTCCCAATTCACCAATCTCGCGTAACAATTGCGGAAAAGTCAACTCCTCTCCTTTTTTATCCAGTCCGTAGGAGTTTACGTTCTGCCCCAGCAGCGTAATCGATTTATAACCTTGCGCTACCAACAAAGCCACTTCGGCAATAATATCTTTTGATGGACGTGACACCTCACGACCACGTGTATAAGGCACGGCACAGTACGTGCAGAATT
It contains:
- the miaB gene encoding tRNA (N6-isopentenyl adenosine(37)-C2)-methylthiotransferase MiaB; translated protein: MKYHVVTLGCQMNMSDSERVISVLDEAGYQWTDNEEEAGVIGILACSVRQKAIDKVYSRIHKWNKWKNNKNLVTFISGCILPDDHEKFLKLFDITFQMKDLPELPKMISSYGITTPTHLNVGIDPHNENIEDFWNVQPHYQSNFEAFIPIQNGCDKFCTYCAVPYTRGREVSRPSKDIIAEVALLVAQGYKSITLLGQNVNSYGLDKKGEELTFPQLLREIGELGKRMKKEFWLYFTSPHPRDMTDEVIEVIAEYPVLGKQIHLPMQSGDDKVLMRMNRKHNMEKYRHIVETIRRIIPQATLFTDVIVGFTGETEEQFENTRKAFDEFKFNMSYTAIYSPRPGATSHRWVDDVPLEEKKRRLHQLTEDLRKHNLPYNEGLIGQTLRVLVRGEDRKEGFLTSYTEGKLTIRFACNDKSMIGQFADVKITSASDFSLEGELVEVAASY